Proteins from a single region of Urocitellus parryii isolate mUroPar1 chromosome 4, mUroPar1.hap1, whole genome shotgun sequence:
- the LOC144254342 gene encoding major urinary protein 20-like, with translation MKLLLLSLGLTLVCAHTEGTHDAVTSNFDPSKYSGEWYSILLASDHKEKIEENGSMRVFVEYIHALKNSSLGFKCHIIINGLCATIEFVCDKTEEDGVYSVEYDGHNTFKVLETDYCNYIILYLINKNHGNTVQLMQLYGRAPDGSSELKQKFVNVCEKYGILKENILDLTTVDRCIQARGGARS, from the exons ATGAAGCTCCTGCTGCTGAGTCTGGGACTGACCCTGGTCTGTGCTCACACAGAGGGAACCCATGATGCTGTGACCAGCAACTTTGATCCGTCCAAG TATTCAGGGGAGTGGTATTCCATTCTCCTGGCCTCTGATCATAAGGAAAAGATAGAAGAAAACGGTAGCATGAGGGTTTTTGTGGAATATATCCATGCGTTGAAGAACTCTTCCTTAGGCTTTAAATGCCATATAAT TATAAATGGACTATGTGCTACAATTGAGTTTGTTTGTGACAAAACAGAAGAGGATGGTGTATATTCTGTTGAAT ATgatggacataatacatttaaagTACTTGAAACGGACTAttgtaactatattattttgtacctgataaataaaaatcatggaaatACAGTCCAACTGATGCAGCTCTATG GTCGAGCGCCAGATGGGAGCTCAGAACTCAAGCAGAAATTTGTGAATGTTTGTGAAAAATATGGAATTCTTAAGGAAAACATATTGGACCTGACCACTGTTG ACCGCTGTATCCAGGCTCGAGGTGGAGCACGGTCCTGA